One window of Staphylococcus chromogenes genomic DNA carries:
- a CDS encoding YitT family protein — translation MKRTIRDIILVIIGSFIFAAGVNAFVISGDLGEGGVTGLAIILYYAFHISPAWTNFIVNAVLIAVGYKFLSKRSMYLTILATVLISIFLSLTEPWHVQTDNILVNAIFGGSAVGLGIGIIILAGGTTAGTTILAGIANKYLDVSTPYALLFFDVIVVLISLTVIPLDRVLVTLISLYIGTKVIDFVIEGLNPKKAVTIISKEPDRVAKMIDEDIGRGVTILNGRGYFSKQETDVLYAVISKTQLSRTKRLIRQIDKNAFVVVHDVRDVYGNGFLVED, via the coding sequence GTGAAAAGAACAATTAGAGATATTATTTTGGTTATTATCGGCAGTTTCATTTTTGCAGCAGGTGTTAATGCATTTGTAATTTCAGGCGACCTTGGAGAAGGGGGCGTCACTGGTTTAGCAATTATTTTATATTATGCTTTTCATATCTCACCCGCTTGGACAAACTTTATTGTCAATGCTGTGCTAATTGCAGTGGGGTATAAATTTTTAAGTAAACGAAGCATGTACTTGACGATTTTAGCGACGGTGCTAATTTCGATTTTCTTGAGTTTAACAGAGCCATGGCATGTGCAAACAGATAATATTTTGGTGAACGCGATATTTGGCGGTTCAGCTGTAGGCTTAGGGATTGGAATCATCATTCTTGCGGGGGGAACAACAGCAGGAACAACGATACTTGCAGGAATTGCGAACAAATATTTAGATGTTAGTACACCGTACGCATTGCTCTTTTTCGATGTGATTGTAGTGTTGATTTCACTCACAGTGATTCCTTTAGACCGTGTATTAGTGACGCTCATTAGTTTATATATCGGCACAAAAGTGATTGACTTCGTCATCGAAGGTTTAAATCCTAAAAAAGCAGTCACTATCATTTCCAAAGAACCCGATCGTGTGGCGAAAATGATTGATGAAGATATCGGGCGAGGCGTCACAATTTTAAATGGTCGTGGTTATTTTTCAAAACAAGAAACAGATGTCCTTTATGCTGTCATAAGTAAAACGCAACTTTCACGTACGAAACGACTCATTCGTCAAATAGATAAAAATGCTTTTGTAGTGGTGCATGATGTGCGTGATGTTTATGGAAATGGATTTTTAGTAGAGGATTAA
- a CDS encoding ABC transporter ATP-binding protein: MSRLTGKEVTIGYGERVIVDNLDVAIPDGKITSIIGPNGCGKSTLLKALSRLLATKSGEVFLDGKNIQSQSTKEIAKKIAILPQSPDVADGLTAGELVSYGRFPHQKGFGRLSDEDKQEIEWAMRVTGTYDFKHRAVNDLSGGQRQRVWIAMALAQKTDIIFLDEPTTYLDISHQLEILELVQSLNEEHGTTIVMVLHDINQAIRFSDYLITMKKGDIVKQGETHEVLTNEILEEVFNIDAELSTDPRTGKPMLVTYNLLCKHYEKVK, encoded by the coding sequence ATGAGTAGATTAACAGGAAAAGAAGTCACAATAGGTTACGGAGAGCGCGTAATCGTCGACAATTTAGATGTTGCGATCCCTGATGGGAAAATTACTTCTATTATTGGGCCAAACGGGTGCGGTAAGTCTACCTTATTAAAAGCATTATCTCGATTGTTAGCGACAAAAAGTGGCGAGGTTTTCTTAGATGGTAAAAATATTCAGTCACAATCAACAAAAGAGATTGCCAAAAAAATCGCCATTCTCCCACAATCCCCTGATGTTGCAGATGGGCTAACAGCAGGAGAATTGGTCTCTTATGGGCGATTTCCACACCAAAAAGGATTTGGACGTTTGTCAGATGAAGATAAGCAAGAGATTGAATGGGCAATGCGTGTCACAGGTACTTATGATTTCAAACATCGCGCGGTGAATGATTTGAGTGGGGGCCAACGTCAACGTGTATGGATTGCTATGGCACTTGCACAAAAAACAGATATTATATTTCTTGATGAACCTACGACGTATTTAGATATCTCACATCAGCTTGAAATTTTAGAATTAGTACAATCATTAAATGAAGAACACGGGACAACCATTGTCATGGTGCTTCACGACATCAACCAAGCGATTCGTTTCTCAGATTATTTAATTACGATGAAAAAAGGTGACATTGTCAAACAAGGTGAAACACATGAAGTATTGACGAACGAAATCCTCGAAGAAGTTTTCAATATTGATGCTGAATTAAGTACTGACCCACGTACGGGTAAACCTATGCTCGTCACATATAACTTATTATGCAAACACTATGAAAAGGTAAAATAA